A single Bacillota bacterium DNA region contains:
- the gyrA gene encoding DNA gyrase subunit A: PIAMELLRDLEKETVDFVPNFDGDEKEPVVLPARFPNLLVNGSSGIAVGMATNIPPHNLREVVDALLLLIEDRSVDLAALMRRLPGPDFPTGALIVGRQGIRQAYETGRGIITLRARAHIETGKGDRQRIVVEELPYEVNKAKLIEQIAEEVRERRIEGISDLRDETDRSGMRIVIELQRGANANVVLNKLYKATALQQNFGIILLALVDQQPRVLNLKEMLELYLDHQEVVVRRRSRFELERAEERAHILEGLRIALDQIDAIIALIRASETVEEARQGLMERFGLSEKQAQAILDMRLQRLTGLEREKIEEEYRGLLERIAELRAILADESRLLAVIRQELVEIRDKYGDARRTQIVAGEAAFDEEDLIADEECVITVTHFGYVKRQPLDTYRSQHRGGRGVAGTAVRNEDFVEHLFVTRTHHWVLFFTNRGRVYPLKAHEIPEAGRSARGTAAVNLVPLESGESITAVVTVPDFEGEEDFLVMATRRGVVKRTALREFASGRRAGLVALGLDEGDELIAVAPAREPAELLLASREGMAIRFRLEEVRPMGRTARGVTGIRLGEGDRLIAMAVVDPGADLLVVTENGFGKRTPVEQFRLQGRGGMGVQAIRATRRNGPVAGALTVREEDEVMAISSQGVLIRYPVRDVPRLGRLTQGVSLMRLGEGDALVAVARIEAEDGADGGR, translated from the coding sequence ACCTGCTGGTCAATGGCTCCTCCGGCATCGCCGTGGGCATGGCCACCAACATCCCGCCGCACAACCTGCGCGAGGTGGTCGACGCCCTCCTGCTGCTGATCGAAGACCGCTCCGTCGACCTGGCGGCGCTGATGCGGCGCCTGCCCGGGCCGGACTTCCCCACCGGCGCGCTCATCGTCGGACGCCAGGGCATCCGCCAGGCCTACGAGACGGGGCGCGGCATCATCACGCTGCGCGCGCGGGCGCATATCGAGACCGGCAAGGGCGACCGGCAGCGCATCGTCGTTGAGGAGCTGCCCTACGAGGTCAACAAGGCGAAGCTGATCGAGCAGATCGCCGAGGAAGTGCGGGAGCGGCGCATCGAGGGCATCTCCGACCTGCGCGACGAGACCGACCGGAGCGGGATGCGCATCGTCATCGAGCTGCAGCGCGGTGCCAACGCCAACGTGGTGCTGAACAAGCTCTACAAGGCCACCGCCCTGCAGCAGAACTTCGGCATCATCCTGCTGGCGCTGGTCGACCAGCAGCCGCGCGTCCTCAACCTGAAGGAGATGCTGGAGCTCTACCTGGACCACCAGGAGGTGGTGGTCCGGCGCCGGAGCCGCTTCGAGCTGGAGAGGGCCGAGGAGCGGGCGCACATCCTGGAGGGCCTGCGCATCGCCCTCGACCAGATCGACGCCATCATCGCCCTGATCCGCGCCTCCGAGACGGTGGAGGAGGCGCGCCAGGGGTTGATGGAGCGTTTCGGTCTGAGCGAGAAGCAGGCGCAAGCCATCCTGGACATGCGCCTGCAGCGCCTGACCGGCCTGGAGCGCGAGAAGATCGAGGAGGAGTACCGCGGGCTCCTGGAGCGCATCGCCGAGCTGCGCGCCATCCTGGCCGACGAGAGCCGTCTGCTGGCCGTCATCCGCCAGGAGCTGGTGGAGATCCGCGACAAGTACGGCGACGCCCGGCGGACGCAGATCGTCGCCGGCGAGGCGGCCTTCGACGAGGAGGACCTGATCGCCGACGAGGAGTGCGTCATCACCGTCACCCACTTCGGCTACGTCAAACGGCAGCCGCTGGACACCTACCGGAGCCAGCACCGCGGCGGGCGGGGCGTGGCCGGGACGGCGGTGCGGAACGAGGACTTCGTCGAGCACCTCTTCGTGACGCGGACGCACCACTGGGTCCTGTTCTTCACCAACCGCGGGCGCGTCTACCCGCTCAAGGCGCACGAGATCCCCGAGGCCGGGCGCAGCGCGCGCGGGACGGCGGCGGTCAACCTGGTGCCGCTGGAGAGCGGGGAGAGCATCACCGCGGTGGTGACGGTGCCCGACTTCGAGGGCGAGGAGGACTTCCTGGTGATGGCGACGCGCAGGGGCGTCGTCAAGCGGACGGCGCTGCGCGAGTTCGCCTCGGGGCGCCGCGCCGGCCTGGTGGCGCTGGGCCTGGACGAGGGCGACGAGCTGATCGCCGTGGCGCCGGCGCGGGAGCCGGCGGAGCTGCTTTTGGCCAGCCGCGAGGGGATGGCCATCCGCTTCCGCCTGGAGGAAGTCCGGCCCATGGGGCGGACGGCGCGCGGCGTTACCGGCATCCGCCTGGGCGAGGGCGACCGCCTGATCGCCATGGCGGTGGTCGACCCCGGCGCCGACCTGCTGGTGGTGACCGAGAACGGCTTCGGCAAGCGGACGCCCGTGGAGCAGTTCCGCCTTCAGGGGCGTGGCGGCATGGGCGTCCAGGCGATCCGCGCCACGCGGCGGAACGGCCCGGTGGCGGGGGCGCTGACGGTGCGCGAGGAGGACGAGGTGATGGCCATCAGCTCCCAGGGCGTCCTGATCCGCTACCCGGTCCGCGACGTGCCGCGCCTGGGCCGGCTCACCCAGGGCGTCAGCCTGATGCGCCTGGGCGAGGGTGACGCGCTGGTGGCGGTGGCGCGCATCGAGGCCGAGGACGGGGCGGACGGCGGGCGATGA
- a CDS encoding AIR synthase family protein, giving the protein MSGGASRGEGAGAAGRPERAERAQPAVRAARLAAGKLPPDLLEGLVLRHRGARRPELLRGGATGEDAAVLDLGGDLVVASTDPITAAEADAGWLAVHVSANDVAAAGAEPVAVLLTLLLPEGSEPALVERLMEGAEQAAEEVGLAVAGGHTEVTPGLPRPILCSTVLGRRPRGRDVHAGGLRPGDALLLAGSAGMEGAAILAADRAEEVRAALGEAAWQRLVELRRRISIVPAARLALEAGSRALHDVTEGGVWGAAYEMAAASGVGLELEAEAVPVLPEVRRLCDHFGLDVYRLISSGSLLVGVGEAAAGPLLERLAAAGIEAARIGRAVGREAGLRLRGPAGWSELEPPRGDELWRVLG; this is encoded by the coding sequence ATGAGCGGGGGCGCGAGCCGCGGGGAGGGCGCGGGGGCCGCCGGGCGGCCGGAACGGGCGGAGCGGGCGCAGCCGGCGGTGCGGGCGGCGCGGCTCGCGGCGGGCAAGCTCCCGCCCGACCTCCTGGAGGGCCTGGTCCTCCGCCACCGCGGTGCGCGGCGGCCGGAGCTGTTGCGCGGCGGGGCCACGGGCGAGGACGCGGCCGTCCTCGACCTGGGGGGCGACCTGGTGGTCGCCTCCACCGATCCCATCACCGCCGCCGAGGCCGACGCCGGCTGGCTGGCGGTCCACGTCTCCGCCAACGACGTGGCCGCGGCGGGGGCGGAGCCGGTGGCGGTCCTGCTGACGCTCCTCCTGCCGGAGGGGAGCGAGCCCGCCCTGGTGGAGCGGCTGATGGAGGGCGCCGAGCAGGCGGCGGAGGAAGTGGGGCTGGCCGTCGCCGGCGGCCACACCGAGGTGACGCCCGGCCTGCCCCGGCCCATCCTCTGCTCCACCGTGCTGGGGCGCCGACCGCGCGGGCGGGACGTCCACGCCGGCGGCCTGCGGCCCGGCGACGCGCTCCTCCTGGCGGGGAGCGCGGGCATGGAGGGCGCCGCCATCCTGGCCGCCGACCGGGCGGAGGAGGTGCGCGCGGCGCTGGGCGAAGCCGCCTGGCAACGCCTCGTGGAGCTCCGCCGGCGGATCAGCATCGTGCCCGCCGCGCGCCTCGCGCTGGAGGCGGGCAGCCGGGCGCTGCACGACGTGACCGAGGGCGGCGTCTGGGGCGCGGCCTACGAGATGGCGGCCGCCTCGGGGGTGGGGCTGGAGCTGGAGGCGGAGGCGGTGCCCGTGCTGCCCGAGGTGCGCCGGCTCTGCGACCACTTCGGCCTCGACGTCTACCGCCTCATCTCCAGCGGAAGCCTCCTGGTGGGCGTCGGGGAGGCGGCCGCGGGGCCGCTGCTGGAGCGACTGGCCGCGGCGGGCATCGAGGCGGCGCGCATCGGCCGCGCCGTGGGGCGGGAGGCCGGCCTGAGGCTGCGCGGGCCGGCCGGCTGGAGCGAGCTGGAGCCGCCCCGGGGCGACGAGCTCTGGCGGGTGCTGGGCTAG